The DNA window TGCGCATATGTGGCGTGCAGGGTATTgatttttatttgaatttaatGTGCTTTGCAGGAACAAGTACAACTATGCGGCCTCTAATTTCAGAAAGTACTGGATACCAGTGGTATGAACTATGATGACGAAATTACTACTACATTTTCTTAATATTAGCATGTGCCTTTGCTGTGCTGATTATTATTGGTTGTCTTTTAGCAGCCTGTAGAACCCACACCTCTGCTAGGTTCAGCTGAGTTGAAAGGTTGTAGCACTGAAACGTTCCTATGGTTGGGTAATGGTTTGGTTTAGACTACTATTTGATTAGAAAAATATATCGAATCTGCTTAATTGTTGGCACTTTCTTAGTTTGGTGCAATTGTAATGAGCATGCCTTGGATGTTAGATGTAAATTTTGGCTGTAGAGGATTTCTGGTTCTGTATTCATGGTACTATTGGATTTATGCTTGACTTTTTTTGGAATTAAAAGTAGAAAGTTACTTCTTTGCACTTGGTCAGCCAGTTATTTGGTTGAGGCAATGAATTTTTATTTTTCTCATTAGTATTTAAATTCTGAATACCCTTGTAGGTTAAAGGTTGTGGCTTGCATGTTCATTTTCAGATATGGTGAAATGGTTGCATAATGGAACAGAACAGACTCATACAGTTTTAAGGCTTCCTTTCTCAATTGACATTTAGGCGTCAATCTTGATTCTTTAATTGCGGACAAGGTAAGATATGTCAACTTCGCCAGGTTATGTTATTTTGCTAGAGTAGATACTACCAACGCTTCTGCACATTTGATTCCAAGCTTTACCTTATCTAGCGCATAATTACCTAACAGTGTTTGAACACAGATGTGGAAAAGGTAAAGTACCTGCTGAAGCCTGCTCACCCCCGTCAGTTCAAGCCGTCCAATCCATCTCCTTCCATCACCTGCACATCAGCAAGACTTTCAGCTACATTCTACTACCACTGTTCTTCGACGGTAACACCAGCTACAACCAGGTAAACAGGATCTGAATGCACCAGACCTCCACCCGCCGCCTGCTCATTTCTTTAACAACCGTACCCTGTCACCTGCTCCTTCATTATGAACATGAAAAAACATTGTTCCTCCTTCCAGGTTCCTACAAGCCGCCTCCTTTCACCTATGACCTTTGTTCACATTTCTTCCCTCTCTCTGCAATAAAATCCGAGCTTCTCCTCTCTCTAGGGACTCCAATTGTACTCTTTTTTTTCAGGACTACAAGGATTGTCTACAACCATTCTGCCTTGGAAAACCTAGCTGACTAACTGGATCTGTTAATTTATCCAGGATCAGACGCTAATTTATTAAGGAATCTTATCCTTGATCTGCTACTGCCAACAAAGGAAGAATATTAAATTTCCTTCAACGAATGCAAAGGTCAGAGCTAAACCAATTTATGTGCCACCATCTCTGTTGTAATCGGATGGCTTCATTACATTACAATCAATCTGATATAAGGTTAGCAGTTAGGTACAATAGTAAGCCACATTCCAATTGAAAGGCACATGCCACTTCTTCTTTGGCTCTTACAGGTCAGGTGTATCATCGAGCAAACAAGGGATGGTCAGGAGAAATTGCTATCGGACTGGTAGCTGGTACTAAATTAAGACTTTTCTCAGTTGAGGTAGCAGCGCCGTTGTTAGGTTCCTCTCTAAGCCTCATTATTACTCTACCATTAGAGGACCTCCTTACAAAACCCGTTAGATTTGCTATTGCCTTCTTTGTGGCCTCAACAATTGCTATATTTTGGAAAAAGGTCCTGTAGTGGCTCATTAGATGCTACAAACTGAAGCCTAGGAAAGTGCCAAGCTGCATAGCATCTTTCCCTACCATTATCAACCAGGCTCTACACCCAAACATGGCCAACCTGAGATACTTCCTCCAGTTCCTATATGAAAACATTTGCACAGCCATCACATCAGGCAGTTTAGTTTGGACACTAGTCTTCTGGAGATGCTTACCAAGTACAGAGAGTACCATGCAGTTCAAGATTGCCACATCTCTCCTCCTTCAAGTGGTCATCTCTTTTATGATAAACTGTGCCAATGCCATGGAAAGCACATGGCTCAAATTCGAGCCTCGTTTGATTGCATTTGCGCAGAAACTCTCCAACTACTTCGGTCAGCAGAATTAGTGGCACAGTTGATCGCTTAAAGATCTTATACCACCTCTTGCTATTAGGTAACCTCTCTAGATTTTTTTTGAATCATTTTCAGCGCCTCAATAAAGTGCTTCAAACCTAACTAACCTTTGCATAACCTACAGCTGTAGAATTGCTGCACTTCCCTGAAGACGAAATGAGCATGTTGAAGCCAATCGTCAGAATTCCAGCCCAATCTGACAGAATGAAATATTTTATTAGAATACTGTGCTACTGCGTCTTCACCTACAGGCCTAATGCTGCCTGGGTCTATGTTCGGTTTCCTACCATAATGAACTTCTTAGCTAATTTGATGTATCACTGCAGCTAAAAACTTCAAGACTGCTGGTTTCTTATCTTCAGTTTCCTACCATAATGAATTTCTTAGTTAATTTGATGTATCACTGCAGCCAAAACTTCAAGACTGCTGCTTCCTTTCTTCCAGAGGTACTATGTTCCAGCTGTTGCTTATTGCTTGTCTTTTCGTACGCAGTTACCCAATCCATTTATTTTACCTCTTTTTTTAAAGCACCTCTGCTTCTGTTTACATACACTTACAAAAAACACATATCCAATTGACCGCATTTCGCTCAGAAAATTTTCACGCTTTAATCCTACCTGATGGTTTCAAAATAATCATGTGCTATTATGGCCTTCGGTATGACCAGCTGCTAACTTGAAAATGATGATTACAGAAAACAAGACAGAGAAAACATTGTTCAACTTCAAAAGAAAAACACAGCCAACGCACCCTTTTCGCGGCCCATCAACACCAAAGACTTTTTTAAATACGGCCCAACGGAACGACTACGGCACCACCCAAAGCCTTTTCCAAATACGCCTCTTAGGTGCAAATTTAGGCCTGTTGAACTTGCCTCAAATTGAGCCCGTTTGAAGGTTTTGTGCAGGTGTAGTACGACGGCCCTAACTAGTGGAGGATGGAGTATGGACAGGCAGGCGCACAGCTGCGGCAGTCTTTGCAGGAGCACTGCACTATCATTTAAGCTGCGGTAGTTGTCGGGAGCTTGTGTGTTTGGACATTCGCTGCAAACCGCTCGCTGTCCTTGTAACCTCAGCAGCCATCAAATCCTTAACCATGGCAAGTTGGCAACAAAAGACGGAGAAGATTGACGTCACGTGACGTAGGTcaaaagtgctaaactttaacATTACGGAAGTGTTAATGAGGTGGTCtaaattttagaaaaaaatttaGCACGTGTATAAGTGCTAATATGTGCAAAAATTTAGCATCCGACTTTAGCTTCTTCGAACGTGCCCGTGGTTACTTCCAACCACGCGCGTGGTGTATACTAGAGACCAGCACAGAACGGCCCGGTGACGCTGGCGGCCACCACAATTGAACAAGGCTACTGTGGTCCTGTTTGCCAATTCTCAGACAAAAATAATCAAGAATCCCACCCAAACACCTCGGTTAATTTTCGCTTATTTGGGAAGCCGCGTAGCATACAACTTGAAGCCCGATTCTCTCGAATGCCTTCTGCAGCCCGCGTACCAGGTAAGCGGAGGCGTTTTCCTCGCCTGCCCTCGCCAACCAGTCTCCTCGACGCTCCTCACCCGACGCCCCTCTCCCTACGCCCCCTCTCCCTGCGCCTTCTCTCGCGCACCTCTCCTCTGCACCGCCGCCTGCCATGCATCCCCTCCGCTTTCCCTGGTGCGCGGAACCCCTACACCCATGACCCACCGCACCGCGACGCCGGGGTGTGAGCGTGATCGACTGCCAACTCGCAACATGGGCCGGCACATGCTCGCAGTCGCACGCTACTCATCGCAGCGACGACGGCGCGCCACCACTGCCCGTCGTCGCATCCACCGATGCGCGGAGCACTTCAAGTAGTGTGGCAACCCAAGTGCCGTCGCTTTCCGTGCAGCCGCGTGCCTACGAGCTCCCCGTCgcatttattttcttgtgaCCGGCACCGGACGACGAGGTTAGCATGCCCGAAACGAATCTGCCATCAGCTAGACAGACAGTAGCCGAGCGATGGGCTCAGCAGCGTCGAGAAAAGCTGCAGGTCCTTTGTGCTTCAAGTATGGACAGGCGACGCAGCTCACCTGCAGCACTGCGGGCGCGGCTGCAGATACATTTGCATGTGAGCGCTGGTCGCCCGCCGGTGCTTGTGTTGCTGGAGCCACTTGCATTGTGTCTGCGGTTGGTGTATTTCTCAGTGTCCAACGGCAAATCAATGACGATCTTGGAGGAAAATGCAGCAGGCCGGGTGCATGCCAGTACATATTCAGACAGCCCGGCCGCTGTCTGATCTTAGCCCTGTGGGCACCGACGTGGAGAGCTCAACACGTTTCCGCGTGGTTTTTGCAATGAGTAATGCTATAGCCTCGCTCGATCTGGAAACATGCATGAGAGCCCATCGACTGGACCCAAAGGGAAGGGAAAATGGGGGCAGGAGAGAATCTTTCGTTGCTGTATACAAACATGCATGCTCGTCTTGTTTGTTTCATCTTCTGGACGATGATGCATAATGCATGGCCTAGATCCTGCTGTCGTCCTGTGTGCGCCGGACTTGCAGCGGATTCAGTCACTGCGGTGAACAATTCTGCTGGTCGTAGATACGACATGCCCGAGTACTATAGAAAATTACTCACAGGTCCATCTAACCTTGCGGAGCTTTGTCAGAACATGCCATCGTGGATCGAGTCAGGACAGGACTCCCTTCACGTGGCCGTCAAAGACCCGATAGAGCACTGCACAGATCACTCGCTCATGGCCTCATGGTCATGGGGTAGGATTCGGAAGGCGAGACGTTTGTACTGCTGTATTTGGGCATCTCTGCACGTACAAAGGCTCGTGACACACACGGGGCGCTAGTCCGGCACCTTGAGCCTCTGAATCTACTTGTGTTCCTGCCCGTCCTGGAATGGTTGGCACtcctgcagctgctgctgctgcgggagCAGGACAGGCAGTTCTTCTGTGCTGTGTTGGTGGTCTTTTTGGTAGTTGCAGAAGCTGAGCAGGGGAGACATTGGAATGCTAGTGGCGAGTGACCTAGCTTTTCGCCATTTTCTTTGAGAAAGCTACATACAGCATTGAGGGCAGTCCTTAGGTTCATTGGATCCTTGCTTTTACACCATCAAAAGTCCAGCAGATAACGACACGAAGAGCTTAATGCACTAGTGTCATGCATGTACCTCCGACCCTGGCCTATTTGTCAATGCCATTCAGTTAGATGGACTAGTAGTAGTTAACCAAACGGAAGCAGAGTAATAAGCTGGCCGCTAGAGAGTCAATTTGTTGGAGAACACGAAAATCTAGCTAAAAGATTACCCAAGTTCCATTTCCAATTGGAAGTTCCAGATGAGGCATCATGCAGTATCATCTAACGTCTGAGAGTTGAGGGCCATATTGTAAGATTAGCAGCCATTATTGCTGCTCATTTCCATCTGGCAGAAACATGCACAGTTCTGTCTATGATGATGCCATAAGTGGCTGCAACTTAATCTCGAGTTGCAGTTAGCTCGAACTGTACTTAAATGGTGATGCTCAGCCAGTGCAGAACAACTGAACAAGAGTTCTTtcttcccttcctcttctccaaaCGAACATGAGCTTTACTTCTCCACAGGCCAACCATTTGCTCAAACGTTCGATCAGAATCTGTACTTGCAATGCTGATCAGGACCAGACGACCTAGCTTTCCAAATGTTTTTTCTCTCTCACACAAAGCTAGCTAGCAGGTAGTATTATTGAGACAATATTGAGCTTGATTGGATCTGCTTTTCCACTACAAGAAGTCTAACAAGATTCGAATACTGGACCGGTTCGTCGATCTCGAGCAAGCAGGTTGCTCCGATCCCCGTTGAAATAGTAAGGTATCTAATCTGATGTCAGCATCATTCAGAAAAGCAATAGACTGATCAAATCGATTCCTTCTTGTTCGTACTGCATGCTGCTTCTGCTACAAACGGAAACAAAGATTAAAAACCAATTAACGCAGATAGTGAAATGTCGGTGTCGTGCCAACTAACATCTTGGGTCAATGTAGAAAATATAGCTGAAAAAGATTCGATCCCCAAATTCCATTTCCAATTGGACGTTTCAGACTTGAGGCAGCATGCAGCAGCTAACGCTGCTATAAAAGCTCGGCTCCTCCAATCGGACACACTGTCATTGTCACGCCGGCCACTCTCACCGCACAGTGATCCCACCACCGTACCGCAAAAATGCCGCCTCGGCCTAAGCTCAGAGCAGCCGCGGCCAAGCTCCCCCTCACCGCCACCTTCCTATCCCTCGCCCTTCTCCTCCTGCCGCTCGGCTTCGTCGCCACCCACACGGCATTCTCCGGTGGCGTCGCCGTGTCCACGTTCGCCACCGCCGACGAGCGCCACCGCGAAGAACGGGTGCTTCTTGCGGGTAAGGACGGCGGCAATGCCGACGCggacgccgctgccgccgccgcggagcaCGCGGCCGCCGTGGACCGGCACTGCGCCGGCACGCTGCACCGCGACGTGTGCGCGTCGACGCTCGCCACCATCCCGAACCTCGCACAGAAGCCGCTGCGGGACGTGATCTCCGACGTggtggcgcgcgcggcggcggcggtgcgcgcgtCCTCGTCCAACTGCTCGTCCTACCTCCGTCGCCCCCAGGGCCTGCGCGTGCGCGACCGCCTGGCGCTGTCCGACTGCCTGGAGCTGTTCGGGCGCACGCTGGGGCAGCTGGGCACGGCGGCGGACGAGCTGTCGGCGGGGAACCGCACGGCGGAGGGGTCCATCGCGGGCGTCCAGACCGTGCTCTCGGCCGCCCTGACGAACCAGTACACCTGCCTGGAGGGGTTCGCGGGCCCGTCGGCGTCGGAGGATGGGCGCGTCCGGCCCTACATCCAGGGCCGCATCTACCACGTGGCCCACCTGGTGTCCAACTCCCTCGCCATGCTGCGCCGcctcccgcagcgccgccgccggcgcgagGCGCTGGAGGGGTACGGGCGGGTGCGGCGCGGGTTCCCGTCGTGGGTGTCGGCGGGGGACCGGAGGCGGCtgctgcagcagcaggcgggcgcggcgccggcggaccTGGTGGTGGCCAAGGACGGGAGCGGCAACTTCACGACGGTGggcgaggcggtggcggcggcgcccaaCAACAGCGAGGCGCGCTTCGTGATCTACATCAAGGCGGGCGGGTACTTCGAGAACGTGGAGGTCGGGGCCGAGAAGACGAACCTGATGTTCCTCGGCGACGGCATGTGGAAGACGGTGATCAAGGCCAGCCGCAACGTCGCCGACAACTCCACCACCTTCCGCTCCGCAACGCTAGGTCAGTACGCGATGGCATGCATTTCTTCCTCTAATTTTGACCTGACGATCTAGCAATAGTCAATAGGAGATGACGAGGTGAGTGAAAACACGAGCAGAGGAGGAGCAATGCGGCGGCGGTAGATCATCGTGATCCTTTTCTAGTGGGCCCGGCCACCACGCGCCGGAGACTACAGCAGCCACCGCCACTCCATAGTTTTTTACTGCTGCTGTATAGCTTCCGGCAGGGGTGGTTGGGCGGCGCGGGATGTCAGTTGATAAATTTGGACGAGTCGGAGGAGCTCGGAGCACAGCTGAGCAGCACGAGCAAGATCAAGCATTGGCGATTCCTGCTCTTCTTTAATACAACCAGTACCTCAACATTATCTCCGATCGATCCGGTAGAAATGAATGGCAGAAGCAGGTTGCAGAGTCAAGTTACTGTACCCCGGCCCATGAATTGAATTGAAGCAGCACACAACAGTGTAAATCGATGATTGCATGCTGTTCACGACGAGCAGCTGCCGTCCTTGCCTAGCTCTTCCGGCGACTGGCCGGGGAAGACAGCTAGGCTTGGCTGAATGCTGCTCTTGTAGTTCCTGGACTGCCAGTGCTAGGTCGACCACCATCACATGCATGCGTTTCTGACAAGAAAAATTGTGTGTGTTTAGTAGCTTAGGGGCCGTTTGGATGCCTGCCTTAGGCGCCACACCGCGcctaaggtgcggcggccgattTGGCCGCCCCACCTGTGGCGCGAAATgtgtggcgtggcgtggcgtggcgtgtTAGGCAGGCATCCAAACAGCGCCTTAGTGTGTTCATCCAAAGGGGGAGTGGGAGCGCAGGATATAGAATTTATATTTATACAATACaaatacatatacatatatatatatatatatagggagggGAGGGACACGCTCCTTGCTGTTTGGCATTTGGAGTTATGTTGCACGGGACCACTAACTGAGGCCCATTAACTCAGGCCTCTTGAGGGACGAAGCAGCCAGCTCTGTGACGATCCGGAGTGGCTTCAGCCACGCAGCCAACCTACAACCTCATGGTCCATCCGTCCATGGATGGGACTTGCTTGCGAGTGCCCTGCCGCCGCCTTCTTTGTGCGCAGACGAGACGACGGCATCGTGTTGCTGTACTGTCTACGTGGTCTCCCGCGTCGCGTCCTTGTCGCCGATCCTCTTTTTCTCTCCGTTCTGTTGTGGCTGCATGGCGGCGATTGGCCTCCCGTCTGTCCTCTGGTCCCAATGTGCCATGGGGGGATCCCTAAACCACCCACCTCTATCTACCATGTAGGCACCGACAGATTATATATACTCTCAAAatactgcagcagcagcagcagctgccgtGGTGCGCCCAGGCCCAGGACTCCTCTTCATTCCTGAACTGAATCTGAATGATCTCTTTTCAATCTCCGTGGCCGAACGGAAACGGACAATGCAAGATGCCGCCGCAGCAAAGGAACCAACGGCAAGCCGACACCGCCCGTATCAGCGGAGCCGCGTGCAGTGCAGCGGGCCGTGCGTGCCCGGTCCCATGAGCATGAGCTGACGGACTCCGGCGTGCCTCgtctgccgcgccgcgcggcctCCTCCGTGGCTCCGTGCCTTTGTCGCGCGCGCCTGCTTTAGGGACGGGACGGCGGTGTACGTCGCCATTGCTGGTAGTAGCTGAGGTCAGGGGAGAAGATCAGGCCATCCTCTCCAGACGATGCGATGCAATTCTAGCTTGTGTAGTTGGCACGCCACTTTCGCCTGCTGGTACGTGTCGGGTGGAGCCGGAGGTAATGATGTACCCGTGCGTACGTACGCGCGCGTCCTTCGCCTGCACTTGCGGACACCTAGCTAGTGCTGCCTCCACTGCAACCCATCGCCAGCGCCGCACCACGCAACTGCACGCCGTAGCTAGCGTCTAGCGAGGACGGCACAGGCCGGACATGTACCACTGCACACCATGATGCCTCGATCGGTCACATTATAGCAGAACTGATGATGCCATTGCCATTGCATTGCAGCGGTGGTCGGCACGGGGTTCCTGGCGCGCGACCTGACGGTGGAGAACGCGGCGGGGCCGAGCAAGCACCAGGCCGTGGCGCTGCGCGTCAACGCCGACCTCGCCGCCTTCTACCGCTGCAGCTTCGCGGGCTACCAGGACACGCTCTACGCCCACTCCCTCCGCCAGTTCTACCGCGACTGCGACGTCTACGGCACCGTCGACTTCGTCTTCGGGGACGCCGCCGTCGTGCTCCAGGGCTGCAGCCTCTACGCGCGCCGCCCGGAACCCGGCCAGAAGAACGTCGTCACCGCGCAGGGCCGCGAGGACCCCAACCAGAACACGGGCATCGTCGTGCAGGGCGGcaaggtcgccgccgccgccgacctcaTCCCCGTCCTCGCCAACTTCTCGTCCTACCTCGGCCGGCCATGGAAGCTCTACTCGCGGGCGGTGTTCGTGCAGACCAAGATCGAGGGCCTCATCCACCCGAGGGGATGGCTCGAGTGGAACGGGAGCTTCGCGCTCGACACGCTCTACTACGCCGAGTACATGAACCGTGGGCCCGGCGCAAACACGTCGGCGAGGGTGGCCTGGCCCGGCTACCACGTGCTCACCAACGCCACCGTCGCCGCCAACTTCACCGTGCTCAACTTCATTCAGGGCGACCTCTGGCTCAACTCCACTACCTTCCCCTACACACTGGGCTTGAGTTAGTTGCACAACCCAATGCATgagctgctgcctgctggtTCGATCGATCCAATATATATGGGGATTTTTTTTAGCCCATCTTTTTTTGGTTCTCTCTTCTTTAGAAGAATAATAAGGGAAGGTGGTTGGGGCTCAGCTCAGGTTCCGTAGTTCCTAGTAGTCCTGAAAGCTGGACCTCTGCTACTACATGTGTTTCCATATGATTCTTGGTTAATGTCTGTAAAAGCCGAAGGCTAGTCATGGACGGAGATGACCTCTCATTGCTTCTGATTCGCTCTACTGTACAAAGAAAAGAGCACAATCGTTGCACTGTTTGCAGCCGATGTTCTAATCCACTGCTGATCACTGTACGGCAGCGTGAAGATTGGAAAGGTCACGCCGGACCGAGGGCCGAGGTTCAGTCCCGTCTGGACACCGATTAGatatattaaatatagattaattataaaataaattttataaatggagactaatttacGAAACAaatccattaaacctaattaatccatcattagcacatcATATATGTTTACCGTAGCCCAACATGATtaaatcatagattaattagatttaataaatttatctcgtgaattagcctccatctgtacaattaattttataattagtctatatttcgTACTCTAAACATCCGATGTGATACGACTCGAGTTAAGTCGGGATGATCCAAAACAGCCCTTCAGTTTCGTGGACAGATATATCGATACAATGCCACTAACAGTACAATTGTACAACACATATTGATGGATATAACGCCATTATTTACTCATTGTCTATCTACCAGTGATGCTGCCATTCCCTAGTCTCGTGAGCAGATTGCTGTTCCTTTATTCTCGAAATTTTACTTCACTCTGTCCTTACAACCTTGCTCTTTGCAGCTCCAGCTTCGCAATTGTCCCGAGATGGACTTCATCAGGGCCGTCTGCAATCCGCAGTGTCCTGGCAGTTGCCCATAGGTGCGATAAGACTGTATCAGTAGAGAGACCAGCCGCGCCGTGAACTTGCATTGCCATGTCAAGCACCTTCAGGGCCATATTTGGAGCTGCTACCTGCAGGGGGTGGGGGGCAGACTTGGTTTAATCTTGTTGCTACAACGGTTAAAAAAAGGTGGTGGTGGTGAATATTGGTTTTACCTTTGCCATTGCGAGGATACCACGGGCTCTCTTGTTCCCATGTCTGTCAAGTTGATCGGCCGCTTCTAGAACCAAAAGTCTAGCCTGCTCCAGTTCAATCCGACACTGGATTTCATGTGCATATGCATGTTAGTAAACTAATCGACTGATCAGTTCAATACTTTAGAAGCAAACCATGCAAACAATTACAAAGAGGACATACCTTTGCAAGGTCTGATAAAAAGGAACCATGCTGTGCAATCCTCTTTCCAAATGCAGTCCTACTTAAGGCCCTCTCGACCATCAGATCCATTCCACGTTCTGCTGCCCCTATTAGCCTCATGCAATGATGTAGTCTTCCAGGACCGAGCCTTCCCTGAAAAGCATCTTAATATGACAAAAGGTACAAGCCATAGTTGTACTATGGGTAATAACAGCAAAACTCTGCTTACTTGAGCAATCTCAAAACCCCGTCCTTCCCCAAGCAGGATATTTGTTACTGGGACACGCACATTCTCAAAAACAATCTCCGCATGCCCATGAGGCGCGTCATCAAAACCGAAGACTAATAACGGTCGCTTTATTTGCACCCCAGGAGTGTTGATGTCCACTAAGATCATCGACTGTTGCTTATGCTTAGGTGCAGAAAAATTTGTTTTTCCCTGTATGAAATAAAAACTTCCAACATCAAAACAGAAATATTTATTGCATGACACAACTATAATCAATAGATGTAGATTACCATTAATATCAGTATTTTGCATCTAGGGTCCATAGCCCCACTGGTCCACCATTTCCTTCCATTTATCACATAGAAATCTCCCTGTCTGTTGAGaagataaaaaaaaaatcataagtATGCATAATGCACAATGTTCAAACAAAAGTAGCTGATGCTATCTATTTAAACTTTCAGAAGAAAGGACAGCAGATCATGCAAATCTAAACAAGACCTATagctttttattttattttttctgGACAAAAGCAGGCATAACAGAAGGTAGGTAACAGTAGGAATATAAATAAATTCTCATTTCTCATCTCTATAGTAGCTTAATTAACCAAACAAAAACTTGTATTGATGAGCAAAAAGAGGAAGCAACCACAGGGTATGAAATAGTTGTGCCATGCAATTAAATAAAGAACACCGTTGACATGCCAGCCAACAATTTGGCCCCATTTATTACCTGGATATTGAACATTCTATATTAGTAGCATCTGAAGATGCAACTTGTGGTTCTGTCATCGCAAACCCAGAACGAATTTTCCCCTCCAACAGAGGAACTAGCCATTGCTTCTGTTGCTCCTTGGTGCCATACCTCAACAGGACCTGTAATGACATCCATATAAAACTGTCAGATAATAAATTA is part of the Panicum hallii strain FIL2 chromosome 2, PHallii_v3.1, whole genome shotgun sequence genome and encodes:
- the LOC112881354 gene encoding pectinesterase-like, with product MPPRPKLRAAAAKLPLTATFLSLALLLLPLGFVATHTAFSGGVAVSTFATADERHREERVLLAGKDGGNADADAAAAAAEHAAAVDRHCAGTLHRDVCASTLATIPNLAQKPLRDVISDVVARAAAAVRASSSNCSSYLRRPQGLRVRDRLALSDCLELFGRTLGQLGTAADELSAGNRTAEGSIAGVQTVLSAALTNQYTCLEGFAGPSASEDGRVRPYIQGRIYHVAHLVSNSLAMLRRLPQRRRRREALEGYGRVRRGFPSWVSAGDRRRLLQQQAGAAPADLVVAKDGSGNFTTVGEAVAAAPNNSEARFVIYIKAGGYFENVEVGAEKTNLMFLGDGMWKTVIKASRNVADNSTTFRSATLAVVGTGFLARDLTVENAAGPSKHQAVALRVNADLAAFYRCSFAGYQDTLYAHSLRQFYRDCDVYGTVDFVFGDAAVVLQGCSLYARRPEPGQKNVVTAQGREDPNQNTGIVVQGGKVAAAADLIPVLANFSSYLGRPWKLYSRAVFVQTKIEGLIHPRGWLEWNGSFALDTLYYAEYMNRGPGANTSARVAWPGYHVLTNATVAANFTVLNFIQGDLWLNSTTFPYTLGLS